A genomic window from Peromyscus maniculatus bairdii isolate BWxNUB_F1_BW_parent chromosome 1, HU_Pman_BW_mat_3.1, whole genome shotgun sequence includes:
- the Doc2a gene encoding double C2-like domain-containing protein alpha isoform X2 gives MRGRRGDRMTINIQEHMAINVCPGPIRPIRQISDYFPRRGPGPEAAGGRGCGEAPAHLAPLALAPPAALLGATTPDDGAEVDSYDSDDTTALGTLEFDLLYDQASCTLHCRILRAKGLKPMDFNGLADPYVKLHLLPGACKANKLKTKTQRNTLNPVWNEELTYSGITDDDITHKVLRISVCDEDKLSHNEFIGEIRVPLRRLKPSQKKHFNICLERQVPLPSPSSMSAALRGISCYLKELEQAEQGPGLLEERGRILLSLSYSSRRHGLLVGIVRCAHLAAMDVNGYSDPYVKTYLRPDVDKKSKHKTCVKKKTLNPEFNEVNTTGSRNQDGLGTAMWLEGLMRHHLPCSQEFFYEMELSTLATKTLEVTVWDYDIGKSNDFIGGVSLGPGARGEAQKHWSDCLHQPDTALERWHTLTSELPGAFPLA, from the exons ATGAGGGGCCGCAGGGGCGATCGCATGACCATCAACATCCAGGAGCACATGGCCATCAACGTGTGTCCTGGACCCATCAGGCCCATTCGCCAGATCTCGGACTACTTCCCTCGCAGGGGGCCAGGACCAGAGGCTGCTGGCGGCAGGGGCTGCGGGGAAGCCCCAGCTCATCTGGCCCCTCTGGCTCTGGCCCCCCCTGCGGCTCTCCTTGGGGCCACCACGCCCGACGATGGAGCTGAAGTGGACAGCTACGACTCAGATGATACCA CTGCCCTGGGCACGCTGGAATTTGACCTTCTCTATGATCAGGCTTCCTGCACTCTGCACTGTAGAATCCTCAGGGCCAAG GGCCTCAAGCCCATGGACTTCAATGGCCTGGCTGACCCCTACGTAAAGCTGCACCTCCTCCCTGGAGCCTGCAAG GCCAATAAGCTAAAAACTAAGACTCAGAGGAACACACTGAACCCTGTGTGGAACGAGGAGCTGACGTACAGCGGAATCACGGATGATGACATCACTCACAAGGTGCTCAG GATCTCTGTCTGTGACGAGGACAAGCTGAGCCACAACGAGTTTATCGGGGAGATCCGCGTGCCCCTTCGCCGCCTCAAGCCTTCACAGAAGAAGCATTTTAACATCTGCCTTGAGCGCCAGGTCCCG CTTCCTTCACCCTCTTCGATGTCTGCAGCGCTGAGGGGCATTTCCTGTTACCTGAAGGAG CTAGAGCAGGCAGAGCAGGGACCTGGGCTGCTGGAAGAGCGTGGGCGCATCCTGCTGAGTCTCAGCTACAGCTCTAGGCGGCACGGGCTGCTGGTGGGCATCGTTCGCTGTGCCCACCTGGCTGCCATGGATGTTAACGGCTACTCTGACCCTTATGTGAAGAC gtACTTGAGACCAGATGTGGACAAGAAATCCAAGCATAAAACATGTGTAAAGAAGAAGACATTAAACCCAGAATTTAATGAGGTAAACACGACAGGGAGCAGAAATCAAGATGGGCTGGGGACAGCCATGTGGTtagaaggcctgatgaggcaccACCTGCCTTGTTCTCAGGAATTCTTCTATGAGATGGAACTCTCCACTCTGGCAACCAAGACCCTGGAAGTCACAGTCTGGGACTACGACATTGGCAAATCCAATGACTTCATAG GTGGTGTGTCTCTGGGGCCAGGCGCCCGGGGAGAGGCGCAGAAGCACTGGAGCGACTGTCTCCATCAGCCGGACACAGCCCTGGAACGCTGGCACACCTTGACCAGCGAGCTGCCCGGGGCTTTCCCTCTGGCCTGA
- the Tlcd3b gene encoding ceramide synthase isoform X3 yields MGRLVSSVQAIMASTAGYIVSTSCKHIIDDQHWLSSAYTQFAVPYFIYDIYAMFLCHWHKHQVKGHGGEDGTSRALGGTWAVVRGYLHKEFLMVLHHAAMVLVCFPLSVVWRQGKGDFFLGCMLMAEVSTPFVCLGKILIQYKQQHTLLHKVNGALMLLSFLCCRVLLFPYLYWTYGRHAGLPLLSVPLAIPAHVNLGAALLLAPQLYWFFLICRGACRLFRPRGSPPPSPCQTQD; encoded by the exons ATGGGAAG gcTGGTGTCCTCTGTCCAAGCCATCATGGCCTCCACAGCTGGCTACATAGTCTCCACCTCCTGCAAGCACATCATTGATGACCA GCACTGGCTGTCTTCGGCCTACACGCAGTTTGCAGTGCCCTACTTCATCTATGACATCTACGCCATGTTCCTCTGCCACTGGCACAAGCACCAGGTTAAAGGTCATGGAGGGGAAGACGGGACGTCCAGAGCCCTGGGCGGCACCTGGGCCGTGGTGCGTGGCTACCTGCACAAGGAGTTCCTCATGGTACTCCACCATGCGGCCATGGTGCTGGTGTGCTTCCCGCTCTCGGTG GTGTGGCGACAGGGCAAGGGAGATTTCTTTCTAGGCTGCATGTTGATGGCCGAGGTCAGCACTCCCTTCGTCTGCCTGGGCAAGATCCTCATCCAG TACAAGCAGCAGCACACGTTGCTGCACAAGGTGAACGGCGCCCTGATGCTGCTCAGCTTCCTGTGCTGCCGGGTGCTGCTCTTCCCCTACCTGTACTGGACCTACGGGCGCCACGCCGGTCTGCCTCTGCTCTCAGTGCCCCTGGCCATCCCGGCCCACGTCAACCTGGGCGCCGCGCTGCTCCTGGCACCCCAGCTCTACTGGTTCTTCCTCATTTGCCGCGGGGCCTGCCGCCTCTTCCGACCCCGGGGTTCCCCACCACCCTCTCCTTGTCAGACTCAGGACTGA
- the Tlcd3b gene encoding ceramide synthase isoform X1, with the protein MALLFLLGCAFFPLCFAGLCWGLQNQTNLQMERQEAVLVASKLVSSVQAIMASTAGYIVSTSCKHIIDDQHWLSSAYTQFAVPYFIYDIYAMFLCHWHKHQVKGHGGEDGTSRALGGTWAVVRGYLHKEFLMVLHHAAMVLVCFPLSVVWRQGKGDFFLGCMLMAEVSTPFVCLGKILIQYKQQHTLLHKVNGALMLLSFLCCRVLLFPYLYWTYGRHAGLPLLSVPLAIPAHVNLGAALLLAPQLYWFFLICRGACRLFRPRGSPPPSPCQTQD; encoded by the exons ATGGCTCTGCTCTTCCTGCTGGGGTGTGCTTTCTTCCCGCTGTGCTTTGCTGGCCTCTGTTGGGGGCTTCAGAACCAAACCAACCTGCAGATGGAGAGGCAAGAGGCTGTTTTGGTGGCGTCAAA gcTGGTGTCCTCTGTCCAAGCCATCATGGCCTCCACAGCTGGCTACATAGTCTCCACCTCCTGCAAGCACATCATTGATGACCA GCACTGGCTGTCTTCGGCCTACACGCAGTTTGCAGTGCCCTACTTCATCTATGACATCTACGCCATGTTCCTCTGCCACTGGCACAAGCACCAGGTTAAAGGTCATGGAGGGGAAGACGGGACGTCCAGAGCCCTGGGCGGCACCTGGGCCGTGGTGCGTGGCTACCTGCACAAGGAGTTCCTCATGGTACTCCACCATGCGGCCATGGTGCTGGTGTGCTTCCCGCTCTCGGTG GTGTGGCGACAGGGCAAGGGAGATTTCTTTCTAGGCTGCATGTTGATGGCCGAGGTCAGCACTCCCTTCGTCTGCCTGGGCAAGATCCTCATCCAG TACAAGCAGCAGCACACGTTGCTGCACAAGGTGAACGGCGCCCTGATGCTGCTCAGCTTCCTGTGCTGCCGGGTGCTGCTCTTCCCCTACCTGTACTGGACCTACGGGCGCCACGCCGGTCTGCCTCTGCTCTCAGTGCCCCTGGCCATCCCGGCCCACGTCAACCTGGGCGCCGCGCTGCTCCTGGCACCCCAGCTCTACTGGTTCTTCCTCATTTGCCGCGGGGCCTGCCGCCTCTTCCGACCCCGGGGTTCCCCACCACCCTCTCCTTGTCAGACTCAGGACTGA
- the Tlcd3b gene encoding ceramide synthase isoform X2, translating into MLTPMVAGGVVFPGLFLLSKNTLQRLPQLRWEEADAVIVSARLVSSVQAIMASTAGYIVSTSCKHIIDDQHWLSSAYTQFAVPYFIYDIYAMFLCHWHKHQVKGHGGEDGTSRALGGTWAVVRGYLHKEFLMVLHHAAMVLVCFPLSVVWRQGKGDFFLGCMLMAEVSTPFVCLGKILIQYKQQHTLLHKVNGALMLLSFLCCRVLLFPYLYWTYGRHAGLPLLSVPLAIPAHVNLGAALLLAPQLYWFFLICRGACRLFRPRGSPPPSPCQTQD; encoded by the exons ATGCTCACCCCAATGGTGGCTGGGGGGGTGGTGTTCCCCGGACTCTTCCTCCTGTCCAAGAACACGCTCCAGAGGCTGCCCCAGCTGCGCTGGGAGGAGGCCGACGCGGTCATTGTCTCCGCCAG gcTGGTGTCCTCTGTCCAAGCCATCATGGCCTCCACAGCTGGCTACATAGTCTCCACCTCCTGCAAGCACATCATTGATGACCA GCACTGGCTGTCTTCGGCCTACACGCAGTTTGCAGTGCCCTACTTCATCTATGACATCTACGCCATGTTCCTCTGCCACTGGCACAAGCACCAGGTTAAAGGTCATGGAGGGGAAGACGGGACGTCCAGAGCCCTGGGCGGCACCTGGGCCGTGGTGCGTGGCTACCTGCACAAGGAGTTCCTCATGGTACTCCACCATGCGGCCATGGTGCTGGTGTGCTTCCCGCTCTCGGTG GTGTGGCGACAGGGCAAGGGAGATTTCTTTCTAGGCTGCATGTTGATGGCCGAGGTCAGCACTCCCTTCGTCTGCCTGGGCAAGATCCTCATCCAG TACAAGCAGCAGCACACGTTGCTGCACAAGGTGAACGGCGCCCTGATGCTGCTCAGCTTCCTGTGCTGCCGGGTGCTGCTCTTCCCCTACCTGTACTGGACCTACGGGCGCCACGCCGGTCTGCCTCTGCTCTCAGTGCCCCTGGCCATCCCGGCCCACGTCAACCTGGGCGCCGCGCTGCTCCTGGCACCCCAGCTCTACTGGTTCTTCCTCATTTGCCGCGGGGCCTGCCGCCTCTTCCGACCCCGGGGTTCCCCACCACCCTCTCCTTGTCAGACTCAGGACTGA
- the Doc2a gene encoding double C2-like domain-containing protein alpha isoform X4 has translation MRGRRGDRMTINIQEHMAINVCPGPIRPIRQISDYFPRRGPGPEAAGGRGCGEAPAHLAPLALAPPAALLGATTPDDGAEVDSYDSDDTTALGTLEFDLLYDQASCTLHCRILRAKGLKPMDFNGLADPYVKLHLLPGACKANKLKTKTQRNTLNPVWNEELTYSGITDDDITHKVLRISVCDEDKLSHNEFIGEIRVPLRRLKPSQKKHFNICLERQVPLPSPSSMSAALRGISCYLKELEQAEQGPGLLEERGRILLSLSYSSRRHGLLVGIVRCAHLAAMDVNGYSDPYVKTYLRPDVDKKSKHKTCVKKKTLNPEFNEEFFYEMELSTLATKTLEVTVWDYDIGKSNDFIGGVSLGPGARGEAQKHWSDCLHQPDTALERWHTLTSELPGAFPLA, from the exons ATGAGGGGCCGCAGGGGCGATCGCATGACCATCAACATCCAGGAGCACATGGCCATCAACGTGTGTCCTGGACCCATCAGGCCCATTCGCCAGATCTCGGACTACTTCCCTCGCAGGGGGCCAGGACCAGAGGCTGCTGGCGGCAGGGGCTGCGGGGAAGCCCCAGCTCATCTGGCCCCTCTGGCTCTGGCCCCCCCTGCGGCTCTCCTTGGGGCCACCACGCCCGACGATGGAGCTGAAGTGGACAGCTACGACTCAGATGATACCA CTGCCCTGGGCACGCTGGAATTTGACCTTCTCTATGATCAGGCTTCCTGCACTCTGCACTGTAGAATCCTCAGGGCCAAG GGCCTCAAGCCCATGGACTTCAATGGCCTGGCTGACCCCTACGTAAAGCTGCACCTCCTCCCTGGAGCCTGCAAG GCCAATAAGCTAAAAACTAAGACTCAGAGGAACACACTGAACCCTGTGTGGAACGAGGAGCTGACGTACAGCGGAATCACGGATGATGACATCACTCACAAGGTGCTCAG GATCTCTGTCTGTGACGAGGACAAGCTGAGCCACAACGAGTTTATCGGGGAGATCCGCGTGCCCCTTCGCCGCCTCAAGCCTTCACAGAAGAAGCATTTTAACATCTGCCTTGAGCGCCAGGTCCCG CTTCCTTCACCCTCTTCGATGTCTGCAGCGCTGAGGGGCATTTCCTGTTACCTGAAGGAG CTAGAGCAGGCAGAGCAGGGACCTGGGCTGCTGGAAGAGCGTGGGCGCATCCTGCTGAGTCTCAGCTACAGCTCTAGGCGGCACGGGCTGCTGGTGGGCATCGTTCGCTGTGCCCACCTGGCTGCCATGGATGTTAACGGCTACTCTGACCCTTATGTGAAGAC gtACTTGAGACCAGATGTGGACAAGAAATCCAAGCATAAAACATGTGTAAAGAAGAAGACATTAAACCCAGAATTTAATGAG GAATTCTTCTATGAGATGGAACTCTCCACTCTGGCAACCAAGACCCTGGAAGTCACAGTCTGGGACTACGACATTGGCAAATCCAATGACTTCATAG GTGGTGTGTCTCTGGGGCCAGGCGCCCGGGGAGAGGCGCAGAAGCACTGGAGCGACTGTCTCCATCAGCCGGACACAGCCCTGGAACGCTGGCACACCTTGACCAGCGAGCTGCCCGGGGCTTTCCCTCTGGCCTGA
- the Doc2a gene encoding double C2-like domain-containing protein alpha isoform X1 yields the protein MRGRRGDRMTINIQEHMAINVCPGPIRPIRQISDYFPRRGPGPEAAGGRGCGEAPAHLAPLALAPPAALLGATTPDDGAEVDSYDSDDTTALGTLEFDLLYDQASCTLHCRILRAKGLKPMDFNGLADPYVKLHLLPGACKANKLKTKTQRNTLNPVWNEELTYSGITDDDITHKVLRISVCDEDKLSHNEFIGEIRVPLRRLKPSQKKHFNICLERQVPLPSPSSMSAALRGISCYLKELEQAEQGPGLLEERGRILLSLSYSSRRHGLLVGIVRCAHLAAMDVNGYSDPYVKTYLRPDVDKKSKHKTCVKKKTLNPEFNEVNTTGSRNQDGLGTAMWLEGLMRHHLPCSQEFFYEMELSTLATKTLEVTVWDYDIGKSNDFIGEWRGPPGAGREVRQENGHRLALPDLGVLQVVCLWGQAPGERRRSTGATVSISRTQPWNAGTP from the exons ATGAGGGGCCGCAGGGGCGATCGCATGACCATCAACATCCAGGAGCACATGGCCATCAACGTGTGTCCTGGACCCATCAGGCCCATTCGCCAGATCTCGGACTACTTCCCTCGCAGGGGGCCAGGACCAGAGGCTGCTGGCGGCAGGGGCTGCGGGGAAGCCCCAGCTCATCTGGCCCCTCTGGCTCTGGCCCCCCCTGCGGCTCTCCTTGGGGCCACCACGCCCGACGATGGAGCTGAAGTGGACAGCTACGACTCAGATGATACCA CTGCCCTGGGCACGCTGGAATTTGACCTTCTCTATGATCAGGCTTCCTGCACTCTGCACTGTAGAATCCTCAGGGCCAAG GGCCTCAAGCCCATGGACTTCAATGGCCTGGCTGACCCCTACGTAAAGCTGCACCTCCTCCCTGGAGCCTGCAAG GCCAATAAGCTAAAAACTAAGACTCAGAGGAACACACTGAACCCTGTGTGGAACGAGGAGCTGACGTACAGCGGAATCACGGATGATGACATCACTCACAAGGTGCTCAG GATCTCTGTCTGTGACGAGGACAAGCTGAGCCACAACGAGTTTATCGGGGAGATCCGCGTGCCCCTTCGCCGCCTCAAGCCTTCACAGAAGAAGCATTTTAACATCTGCCTTGAGCGCCAGGTCCCG CTTCCTTCACCCTCTTCGATGTCTGCAGCGCTGAGGGGCATTTCCTGTTACCTGAAGGAG CTAGAGCAGGCAGAGCAGGGACCTGGGCTGCTGGAAGAGCGTGGGCGCATCCTGCTGAGTCTCAGCTACAGCTCTAGGCGGCACGGGCTGCTGGTGGGCATCGTTCGCTGTGCCCACCTGGCTGCCATGGATGTTAACGGCTACTCTGACCCTTATGTGAAGAC gtACTTGAGACCAGATGTGGACAAGAAATCCAAGCATAAAACATGTGTAAAGAAGAAGACATTAAACCCAGAATTTAATGAGGTAAACACGACAGGGAGCAGAAATCAAGATGGGCTGGGGACAGCCATGTGGTtagaaggcctgatgaggcaccACCTGCCTTGTTCTCAGGAATTCTTCTATGAGATGGAACTCTCCACTCTGGCAACCAAGACCCTGGAAGTCACAGTCTGGGACTACGACATTGGCAAATCCAATGACTTCATAGGTGAGTGGAGGGGCCCGCCAGGTGCAGGGAgggaagtgaggcaggagaatgggcaCCGATTGGCTCTGCCTGACTTGGGTGTTCTTCAGGTGGTGTGTCTCTGGGGCCAGGCGCCCGGGGAGAGGCGCAGAAGCACTGGAGCGACTGTCTCCATCAGCCGGACACAGCCCTGGAACGCTGGCACACCTTGA
- the C1H16orf92 gene encoding fertilization-influencing membrane protein isoform X1: MKLRQWVPVWVCMWMAGLGTIETAPRRDGIEASIPGANSRLFVDRPDFFDYPDSDQASLAAVAQFIGEKPVTFVRTGSGPGLFQHILLGALVVAFFLFLFQFCMHVSFQKGA; this comes from the exons ATGAAGCTGAGGCAATGGGTGCctgtatgggtgtgcatgtggatggCTGGGTTGGGGACCATAGAAACAG CGCCCAGAAGAGACGGCATCGAGGCCTCGATACCAGGAGCCAACTCCCGGCTCTTCGTAGACAGGCCTGACTTCTTTGATTACCCAGACTCAGACCAAGCTAGTCTTGCTGCTGTGGCCCAGTTTATTGGAGAGAAACCTGTGACCTTTGTTAGGACAG GTTCTGGCCCTGGGCTCTTCCAGCACATCCTGCTGGGCGCATTGGTGGtggccttcttcctcttccttttccagtTCTGCATGCACGT GAGCTTCCAGAAAGGGGCCTAA
- the Doc2a gene encoding double C2-like domain-containing protein alpha isoform X3 — MRGRRGDRMTINIQEHMAINVCPGPIRPIRQISDYFPRRGPGPEAAGGRGCGEAPAHLAPLALAPPAALLGATTPDDGAEVDSYDSDDTTALGTLEFDLLYDQASCTLHCRILRAKGLKPMDFNGLADPYVKLHLLPGACKANKLKTKTQRNTLNPVWNEELTYSGITDDDITHKVLRISVCDEDKLSHNEFIGEIRVPLRRLKPSQKKHFNICLERQVPLPSPSSMSAALRGISCYLKELEQAEQGPGLLEERGRILLSLSYSSRRHGLLVGIVRCAHLAAMDVNGYSDPYVKTYLRPDVDKKSKHKTCVKKKTLNPEFNEEFFYEMELSTLATKTLEVTVWDYDIGKSNDFIGEWRGPPGAGREVRQENGHRLALPDLGVLQVVCLWGQAPGERRRSTGATVSISRTQPWNAGTP, encoded by the exons ATGAGGGGCCGCAGGGGCGATCGCATGACCATCAACATCCAGGAGCACATGGCCATCAACGTGTGTCCTGGACCCATCAGGCCCATTCGCCAGATCTCGGACTACTTCCCTCGCAGGGGGCCAGGACCAGAGGCTGCTGGCGGCAGGGGCTGCGGGGAAGCCCCAGCTCATCTGGCCCCTCTGGCTCTGGCCCCCCCTGCGGCTCTCCTTGGGGCCACCACGCCCGACGATGGAGCTGAAGTGGACAGCTACGACTCAGATGATACCA CTGCCCTGGGCACGCTGGAATTTGACCTTCTCTATGATCAGGCTTCCTGCACTCTGCACTGTAGAATCCTCAGGGCCAAG GGCCTCAAGCCCATGGACTTCAATGGCCTGGCTGACCCCTACGTAAAGCTGCACCTCCTCCCTGGAGCCTGCAAG GCCAATAAGCTAAAAACTAAGACTCAGAGGAACACACTGAACCCTGTGTGGAACGAGGAGCTGACGTACAGCGGAATCACGGATGATGACATCACTCACAAGGTGCTCAG GATCTCTGTCTGTGACGAGGACAAGCTGAGCCACAACGAGTTTATCGGGGAGATCCGCGTGCCCCTTCGCCGCCTCAAGCCTTCACAGAAGAAGCATTTTAACATCTGCCTTGAGCGCCAGGTCCCG CTTCCTTCACCCTCTTCGATGTCTGCAGCGCTGAGGGGCATTTCCTGTTACCTGAAGGAG CTAGAGCAGGCAGAGCAGGGACCTGGGCTGCTGGAAGAGCGTGGGCGCATCCTGCTGAGTCTCAGCTACAGCTCTAGGCGGCACGGGCTGCTGGTGGGCATCGTTCGCTGTGCCCACCTGGCTGCCATGGATGTTAACGGCTACTCTGACCCTTATGTGAAGAC gtACTTGAGACCAGATGTGGACAAGAAATCCAAGCATAAAACATGTGTAAAGAAGAAGACATTAAACCCAGAATTTAATGAG GAATTCTTCTATGAGATGGAACTCTCCACTCTGGCAACCAAGACCCTGGAAGTCACAGTCTGGGACTACGACATTGGCAAATCCAATGACTTCATAGGTGAGTGGAGGGGCCCGCCAGGTGCAGGGAgggaagtgaggcaggagaatgggcaCCGATTGGCTCTGCCTGACTTGGGTGTTCTTCAGGTGGTGTGTCTCTGGGGCCAGGCGCCCGGGGAGAGGCGCAGAAGCACTGGAGCGACTGTCTCCATCAGCCGGACACAGCCCTGGAACGCTGGCACACCTTGA
- the C1H16orf92 gene encoding fertilization-influencing membrane protein isoform X2 yields the protein MGACMAPRRDGIEASIPGANSRLFVDRPDFFDYPDSDQASLAAVAQFIGEKPVTFVRTGSGPGLFQHILLGALVVAFFLFLFQFCMHVSFQKGA from the exons ATGGGTGCctgtatgg CGCCCAGAAGAGACGGCATCGAGGCCTCGATACCAGGAGCCAACTCCCGGCTCTTCGTAGACAGGCCTGACTTCTTTGATTACCCAGACTCAGACCAAGCTAGTCTTGCTGCTGTGGCCCAGTTTATTGGAGAGAAACCTGTGACCTTTGTTAGGACAG GTTCTGGCCCTGGGCTCTTCCAGCACATCCTGCTGGGCGCATTGGTGGtggccttcttcctcttccttttccagtTCTGCATGCACGT GAGCTTCCAGAAAGGGGCCTAA